The following are encoded together in the Candidatus Bandiella woodruffii genome:
- a CDS encoding FAD-dependent oxidoreductase, with protein MLNFGITFKDLYSYVGLEKLDETFLKYLGENNQSLLQKLLVYRLEGGFQSDITIELAPFLESFLIALFKLDYNAEKNFNYHKRLGLLFECRRKFIQRRVRRDDYDQAKFNDAITALKNSKVDLDDEVSIAENILRWLDEDNEAMLLASKIYASWVLYDEIGQKKYKDGVLFKLPKKLHFDKLIEYATDISGAKYFKADKLRHREGFDCTDSKLSQEKAITHANYCIHCHHQNKDSCSKGLYKKNEEVETNQLGTELKGCPLGEKISEMNFLKKEGIVLGAFATAIIDNPMVAGTGHRICNDCMKSCIYQKQEPVDIPLIETKILDDVLKLDWGFEIYSLLTRWNPLKSDGYLPKRPNNNKVLVVGLGPAGFTLAHYLINEGFTVVGIEGLKIEPMDQNITGITQDGDRVDFKPIKHLSEIEEPLSERKAYGFGGVVEYGITVRWNKNYLTILRLLLERRENFRMYGGIRFGSTITYNSAKELGFSHVALAVGAGKPLVPDIPNILVKGVKTASDFLMSLHTLGPARKNSLANLQIRLPIVVIGGGLTSIDTATESLAYYPIMVEKLLCEYEKISTKLYEKLDEEEKEIAAEFIHHAQELRKHPSKKLELLRKWGGAKIIYRKRLEESPAYRLSHEELEKALEEGVEFVDKTYPIEVTVDKYGHCKSVICNSKDIQARTIFIATGTAPNTTLSREDVEHFVLDWKYFKIQNDEFFTRIEKDFSMSVLGDAHPKYAGSVVKAMASAKNSYKKIAQQVLLACQSNLQKASDFFASLDGLLMSKVVEVKRLTPNVVELLIKAPLSAREFQPGQFYRLQNYESNVQNVKAMEPLALTGAMVDKEKGVVSFIVLEIGASSNICQHLKTGEIVSLMGPTGSPTYIPKKEMVILVGGGLGNAVLFSIGKALRDNGCYVLYFAGYKKYTDVFKVQEIEGAADKIIWCCDEKELTPSRSQDSSFHGNIVAAFSEYNRKFCVSSDFALNKFDRLITIGSDSMMKAVAYAIQSNLRHLFSPRLKAIASINSPMQCMMKEICAQCLQKHIDPKTQKISYVYSCFNQDQELALVDFEHLSCRLKQNSLLEKVPQTI; from the coding sequence ATGCTCAATTTTGGAATTACTTTTAAAGATTTATATTCATACGTGGGGCTTGAGAAACTTGATGAGACTTTCTTGAAATATTTGGGGGAGAATAACCAAAGTTTATTGCAGAAATTACTGGTTTACAGATTAGAGGGTGGTTTTCAATCTGACATAACGATTGAACTTGCCCCATTTTTAGAAAGTTTTTTGATTGCGTTGTTTAAACTTGATTATAATGCTGAGAAAAATTTTAATTACCATAAAAGACTTGGCTTATTATTTGAATGCAGAAGAAAATTCATACAAAGAAGAGTAAGGCGAGATGATTATGATCAAGCTAAATTTAATGACGCTATAACAGCGTTAAAAAATTCTAAGGTTGACCTTGATGATGAAGTGTCCATTGCAGAGAACATTTTGAGGTGGCTTGACGAGGATAATGAAGCGATGTTGTTGGCATCCAAAATCTATGCCTCATGGGTACTTTATGATGAAATTGGTCAGAAGAAATATAAGGACGGAGTATTGTTTAAACTGCCTAAAAAACTGCATTTCGACAAACTGATTGAGTACGCAACAGATATAAGTGGAGCAAAATATTTCAAAGCTGATAAACTTCGCCATAGAGAAGGTTTCGATTGCACAGATTCTAAGCTAAGTCAGGAAAAGGCAATAACACATGCAAATTATTGCATACATTGTCATCACCAAAATAAAGATTCTTGCTCCAAAGGTCTTTACAAAAAGAATGAAGAGGTTGAAACTAACCAGTTAGGAACAGAGCTCAAAGGCTGCCCTTTGGGAGAAAAAATTTCCGAGATGAACTTTCTTAAAAAAGAAGGAATTGTTTTGGGTGCCTTTGCAACTGCGATTATCGATAACCCAATGGTTGCAGGAACCGGGCATAGAATCTGCAATGATTGTATGAAGTCCTGTATATATCAAAAACAAGAACCAGTCGATATACCATTAATTGAAACAAAAATATTAGACGATGTACTAAAGTTGGATTGGGGATTTGAGATATATAGCCTACTGACCAGATGGAATCCTTTAAAATCAGATGGATATTTACCAAAAAGACCCAACAATAATAAAGTATTGGTAGTTGGACTAGGGCCTGCAGGTTTTACTTTAGCACATTACTTAATTAATGAGGGATTCACAGTTGTAGGAATAGAGGGGCTAAAAATTGAGCCCATGGATCAGAACATCACTGGAATAACACAAGACGGTGATCGGGTTGACTTCAAACCCATAAAGCACCTATCAGAGATAGAGGAACCACTCAGCGAGAGAAAAGCTTATGGCTTTGGTGGTGTTGTCGAGTATGGCATTACTGTGAGATGGAACAAGAATTACCTCACTATATTAAGACTGCTTTTGGAAAGACGCGAAAATTTCAGAATGTATGGCGGAATAAGGTTTGGTAGCACAATCACCTATAATTCAGCAAAAGAGCTTGGGTTTAGCCACGTTGCACTTGCAGTTGGAGCTGGTAAACCACTTGTTCCTGATATCCCAAATATTTTGGTCAAGGGGGTAAAGACTGCCTCTGACTTTCTTATGTCTCTTCACACACTTGGTCCTGCAAGAAAAAATAGTTTGGCTAATTTACAAATAAGGCTGCCGATAGTTGTGATAGGCGGAGGACTTACTTCAATTGACACGGCAACTGAAAGTTTGGCTTATTACCCCATTATGGTAGAAAAGTTATTGTGTGAATATGAAAAGATTTCGACCAAGTTATATGAAAAGCTGGATGAGGAAGAGAAAGAAATTGCAGCAGAATTTATTCATCACGCCCAAGAACTACGCAAACATCCAAGCAAAAAGCTTGAGTTATTAAGGAAGTGGGGTGGAGCAAAAATAATATACAGAAAAAGATTGGAAGAGTCACCAGCCTACAGGCTTAGCCACGAAGAACTGGAAAAAGCTCTTGAAGAAGGGGTTGAATTTGTGGATAAGACTTATCCAATTGAAGTAACCGTGGATAAATATGGACACTGCAAATCGGTTATCTGTAACTCTAAAGATATTCAAGCAAGAACCATTTTTATTGCAACCGGGACTGCGCCTAACACAACGTTGTCCAGGGAAGATGTTGAACATTTTGTATTGGATTGGAAGTACTTTAAAATTCAAAATGATGAATTTTTTACAAGAATAGAAAAGGATTTTAGTATGAGTGTTTTAGGTGATGCACATCCAAAATATGCAGGAAGTGTTGTAAAAGCCATGGCGAGTGCAAAGAATAGCTATAAAAAAATTGCACAACAAGTTTTGTTGGCGTGCCAAAGCAACTTGCAAAAAGCGTCAGACTTTTTTGCCTCACTGGATGGATTGTTGATGTCCAAGGTTGTTGAGGTTAAGAGGTTGACTCCAAATGTTGTTGAACTTCTGATCAAAGCTCCATTATCTGCCCGTGAATTCCAACCAGGACAGTTTTACAGGCTTCAAAATTACGAATCAAATGTTCAAAACGTTAAAGCAATGGAACCTTTAGCATTGACTGGTGCGATGGTGGATAAGGAGAAAGGGGTTGTTTCGTTCATAGTATTGGAAATTGGGGCTTCTTCTAATATTTGCCAACACCTGAAAACTGGTGAGATTGTCAGCTTGATGGGACCGACTGGTTCTCCAACTTATATACCCAAAAAAGAGATGGTTATATTAGTAGGCGGAGGGTTGGGAAACGCCGTACTATTTTCTATAGGCAAAGCGTTGAGGGATAACGGGTGTTATGTTTTATATTTTGCGGGCTATAAAAAATATACCGACGTTTTTAAAGTTCAAGAAATAGAGGGGGCAGCTGATAAAATTATTTGGTGTTGTGACGAAAAAGAACTAACCCCATCTAGGAGTCAGGACAGCTCATTCCATGGCAACATAGTCGCTGCATTCTCAGAATATAACCGAAAATTTTGCGTGTCGAGTGACTTTGCACTAAATAAATTTGATAGGTTGATCACTATTGGTTCGGACTCCATGATGAAAGCTGTGGCTTATGCAATTCAGAGTAACTTGAGACATTTGTTTAGTCCAAGGCTGAAAGCCATTGCATCTATAAACTCGCCAATGCAGTGCATGATGAAGGAAATATGTGCCCAGTGCTTGCAAAAGCACATTGATCCAAAAACCCAAAAGATTAGTTATGTGTACAGCTGCTTTAATCAAGATCAGGAGTTGGCATTAGTGGATTTTGAGCATCTAAGCTGTAGATTGAAACAAAATAGCTTGCTTGAGAAGGTGCCTCAAACAATTTAA
- the nuoH gene encoding NADH-quinone oxidoreductase subunit NuoH — protein MIENMFEAIQEIIIIILPILAKILMFLIPLLLCVAYLTLAERKIIGWMQLRVGPSRVGFLGLLQPIADVVKLIFKEPIIPNSADRVLFLLAPIITFSLAMIGWAVIPIDNFVIADLSIGVMYVLAVSSLGVYGIIVAGWASNSRYAFFGAIRSAAQMISYEVAIGLCVVCVLLATGSLNLTEVVNAQKNMPLHMELLLFPMSVVFFISILAETNRHPFDLPEAESELVAGYNVEYSSMSFALFFLGEYANMILMSAFMVLLFMGGWLPPFNLGFLGFVPGMVWFVLKVMFCLFIFIWIRASIPRFRYDQLMRLGWKVFLPFTLVWTVVIAAVVVYT, from the coding sequence TTGATTGAAAATATGTTTGAAGCCATTCAAGAAATAATAATTATCATTCTACCCATATTAGCTAAAATACTGATGTTTTTAATACCATTGCTTTTATGTGTGGCATATTTGACTTTAGCAGAAAGAAAGATTATAGGTTGGATGCAATTGAGGGTAGGGCCAAGTAGGGTTGGGTTTTTGGGACTGTTACAACCAATTGCTGATGTGGTAAAGCTAATTTTTAAAGAGCCGATAATCCCAAACTCAGCTGATAGAGTACTATTTTTGTTGGCCCCAATAATCACTTTTTCATTAGCAATGATTGGTTGGGCAGTCATTCCAATTGATAATTTTGTTATTGCAGATTTAAGTATTGGTGTGATGTATGTGTTGGCAGTCTCTTCTTTGGGGGTGTATGGTATTATAGTCGCTGGCTGGGCTAGTAACTCAAGGTATGCATTCTTTGGTGCCATCAGATCAGCAGCACAAATGATTTCCTACGAAGTGGCAATTGGGCTTTGCGTTGTGTGTGTTTTGCTGGCTACTGGGTCATTAAATCTCACTGAGGTTGTGAATGCGCAAAAAAACATGCCACTACACATGGAATTGCTACTCTTCCCAATGTCGGTTGTGTTTTTTATTTCCATATTGGCAGAGACAAACAGACATCCTTTTGATTTGCCAGAGGCGGAATCTGAATTGGTTGCTGGGTATAACGTTGAGTACTCATCCATGTCTTTCGCTCTGTTTTTTTTAGGTGAATACGCCAATATGATATTAATGAGTGCCTTTATGGTGCTATTGTTTATGGGGGGTTGGTTACCACCATTTAACTTGGGATTTTTAGGCTTTGTTCCTGGTATGGTATGGTTTGTTTTAAAAGTAATGTTTTGCTTGTTTATTTTCATTTGGATCAGAGCATCGATCCCAAGATTCAGGTATGATCAGCTAATGAGGCTTGGTTGGAAGGTGTTTTTACCTTTCACGTTGGTTTGGACAGTTGTGATTGCTGCTGTTGTTGTGTATACCTAA
- the pssA gene encoding CDP-diacylglycerol--serine O-phosphatidyltransferase has translation MSKTTKKLTIPIQKLIPSIVTILALCLGITSIRYSLDGKFHIAVALIAVAAFFDGIDGRIARLLNSTSEFGAQLDSLADLCSFGVAPGLAVYLWSLKMIPYKGAGWAIVLFYITCSALRLARFNVQASLERQADKERNDSNFFVGVPMPVAAGLLLVPMMFTFEILEKCLFIASYWFVAPYMVLIGFLMVSRLPIYSAKKINISKEKVNIILVIIGMIFTGIILEPWILLPIIGICYIILIPVGVYFYYKKKGKSDAE, from the coding sequence ATGAGTAAAACAACAAAGAAGCTTACAATCCCAATACAAAAGCTAATACCGTCAATCGTCACGATATTGGCCTTGTGTTTGGGAATTACATCAATCCGATATTCTTTAGATGGCAAGTTTCACATAGCAGTGGCACTTATTGCTGTTGCTGCTTTTTTTGATGGTATTGATGGTAGGATTGCAAGATTATTAAACTCAACAAGCGAATTTGGTGCGCAGTTGGATTCATTAGCAGATTTGTGTAGCTTTGGCGTTGCTCCAGGTCTTGCGGTTTATCTTTGGTCTTTAAAAATGATCCCATATAAGGGTGCCGGTTGGGCGATTGTCTTGTTTTACATAACGTGTTCAGCGCTTAGGCTAGCAAGATTCAACGTACAAGCATCTTTGGAACGTCAAGCAGATAAAGAAAGAAACGATAGTAACTTCTTCGTTGGTGTGCCGATGCCAGTTGCAGCTGGATTATTGCTTGTGCCCATGATGTTTACATTTGAAATCCTTGAAAAATGCCTCTTTATTGCGTCTTATTGGTTTGTGGCTCCTTATATGGTGTTGATAGGGTTTTTGATGGTCAGTAGGTTGCCGATTTATTCAGCGAAAAAGATTAATATATCAAAAGAGAAGGTGAACATTATATTGGTGATTATAGGAATGATATTCACAGGTATTATATTAGAGCCATGGATACTGTTGCCTATTATAGGGATTTGTTATATAATACTTATACCGGTCGGGGTTTATTTTTATTACAAGAAGAAAGGAAAATCAGATGCTGAATAG
- a CDS encoding phosphatidylserine decarboxylase, with translation MFESIRDFMPGIHREGYFFISIFVIVTVVFFALSAPLGWMGVVPTAWCIFFFRDPERVIPTQENLLISPADGVVQRITKSKLPKEIADTDEEMTRVSIFLNVFNVHVNRIPTNGVVKKLHYHHGKFFNASLDKASEHNERQSVLIETKDGQKIGVVQIAGLIARRIVCDLEDNQEVETGARFGIIRFGSRVDVYLPSQLEVKVLEGQTMIGGETVIAQLQKSK, from the coding sequence ATGTTTGAATCTATAAGGGACTTTATGCCAGGCATTCACAGAGAGGGTTATTTTTTTATTAGCATATTTGTTATCGTTACTGTTGTGTTTTTTGCGTTATCTGCCCCTTTGGGCTGGATGGGCGTTGTGCCAACAGCATGGTGCATTTTTTTCTTCCGTGATCCAGAAAGAGTTATACCTACTCAAGAAAACTTATTGATCAGCCCAGCTGACGGCGTTGTGCAAAGAATCACAAAATCCAAACTACCAAAAGAAATAGCGGATACAGATGAAGAAATGACAAGGGTGAGTATATTTCTTAATGTATTTAATGTACATGTAAATAGAATTCCAACAAATGGAGTGGTAAAGAAATTGCACTACCATCATGGTAAATTCTTTAATGCTTCTCTGGATAAAGCCAGTGAGCATAATGAAAGACAGTCCGTACTAATCGAAACAAAAGATGGCCAGAAAATAGGGGTTGTGCAAATTGCAGGATTAATAGCAAGAAGGATAGTATGTGATTTGGAGGATAATCAAGAAGTTGAAACTGGTGCAAGATTTGGCATTATAAGATTTGGAAGCCGGGTTGATGTTTACTTACCAAGCCAACTTGAAGTGAAAGTTTTAGAAGGACAGACAATGATAGGTGGAGAGACAGTAATTGCCCAGTTGCAAAAGAGCAAATAA
- the lpxK gene encoding tetraacyldisaccharide 4'-kinase translates to MRTIDKLANYIQSTLWFRVTLINYLLLPFSLVYSLIRNLRYYFFQTPVHFKSKVICVGNSVSGGAGKTPVVIRLAILLKEGDKKVAVVARGYKGVLSNSKEAIKVDLDKHSYREVGDETMLVAKYADVFISANRALAIKEAQKYGAEIIILDDGFQDNTIHKDLSILVISSAEIKNKFLIPAGPMRESLNTSLKKADIVIVPENKQYALQGKYLVGKEVLKQGQVISNAKELEGNQYILLCAIAQPDRVVTTARELGAIIKKKHFYPDHYSFSERELKVIYKQAQKYNCKVLTTTKDYVRLPQDYLEDTAVLKYYVEFDDEEKLREKIYNLFD, encoded by the coding sequence GTGCGCACAATAGATAAATTAGCCAACTATATACAGAGCACCTTGTGGTTTAGGGTTACGTTAATTAACTATCTATTATTGCCTTTCTCTCTGGTATACAGCTTAATACGAAACCTGAGATATTATTTTTTTCAGACCCCAGTACATTTTAAAAGCAAGGTAATCTGTGTGGGCAATTCTGTATCTGGTGGTGCCGGGAAAACCCCTGTTGTTATAAGATTAGCCATTTTGTTAAAAGAAGGTGACAAAAAGGTTGCTGTGGTTGCAAGAGGATACAAAGGTGTTTTAAGCAATTCAAAAGAAGCTATAAAGGTGGATTTGGACAAGCACTCATATAGAGAAGTTGGTGATGAGACCATGCTTGTAGCAAAATATGCTGATGTTTTTATTTCAGCTAACAGGGCTTTAGCAATAAAAGAGGCGCAAAAATATGGGGCTGAAATTATAATATTGGATGATGGTTTCCAGGATAATACGATACATAAAGATTTATCTATACTGGTGATCAGCTCAGCCGAAATTAAAAATAAGTTCTTAATTCCAGCTGGTCCAATGAGGGAGAGTCTGAATACAAGTTTAAAAAAAGCTGACATTGTAATTGTTCCTGAAAATAAGCAATATGCGTTGCAAGGAAAATATCTGGTTGGAAAGGAGGTTTTAAAGCAAGGGCAGGTTATCAGTAACGCAAAAGAACTGGAGGGAAACCAATACATACTTTTGTGTGCTATTGCTCAGCCTGATAGGGTGGTAACAACTGCTAGAGAGTTAGGTGCAATAATTAAGAAGAAGCATTTCTATCCAGACCACTATAGTTTTTCTGAAAGGGAATTGAAAGTGATTTATAAACAAGCCCAAAAATATAACTGCAAAGTTTTGACAACAACAAAAGATTATGTAAGACTACCCCAAGATTACCTTGAAGATACTGCTGTGTTAAAGTATTACGTTGAGTTTGATGATGAGGAGAAGTTAAGGGAGAAGATATATAACCTTTTTGATTGA
- a CDS encoding transglycosylase SLT domain-containing protein, with the protein MLNSSKKYILAFIAIFCIAAHNNSFAAVTSDSESLHCLRAIHHFEKKYNIPSNFLYLIALVESGQWDKNFKMLQPYPWTLNLAGKSMVFKNKREMLIALKANIANGRTNIDIGCGQINYQHHKKHFSNLEQMVNPYYNVEYSARYLSRNFKETKDWGRAIALYHSRNPTHSSAYIKKIKSKVKNGPNLQLALNTEVNNRLGIIASKAPSGGGVVLKKHSRDGIMVYNANNR; encoded by the coding sequence ATGCTGAATAGTAGTAAGAAGTATATATTAGCGTTTATTGCTATTTTTTGCATTGCTGCGCATAATAATTCCTTTGCTGCAGTTACTAGCGACTCTGAATCTTTGCATTGTCTAAGGGCGATACATCACTTTGAAAAAAAGTATAATATTCCATCTAATTTTTTATACCTTATTGCTTTGGTAGAATCTGGTCAGTGGGATAAAAACTTTAAAATGCTCCAACCTTACCCTTGGACGCTGAACCTGGCTGGGAAGTCGATGGTGTTCAAAAACAAACGTGAGATGTTGATAGCTTTGAAGGCGAATATAGCGAATGGCCGAACGAACATAGATATTGGCTGTGGTCAAATAAATTATCAACATCATAAAAAGCATTTTAGTAATCTTGAGCAAATGGTTAATCCTTACTATAATGTTGAGTACTCTGCACGCTATCTATCTCGAAACTTTAAAGAAACAAAAGATTGGGGTAGAGCTATAGCGTTATACCATTCACGTAACCCAACACATAGCAGTGCATATATAAAAAAGATTAAAAGCAAAGTTAAAAACGGCCCTAACTTACAACTTGCACTCAACACTGAGGTCAATAACAGACTGGGAATTATTGCAAGCAAAGCCCCTAGTGGAGGAGGAGTGGTGTTAAAGAAACATTCCAGAGATGGAATTATGGTTTATAATGCCAATAATCGTTAG
- a CDS encoding IS6 family transposase, translating to MEVSHETIRAWCIKFGKRFLDIIKKKQRKVKDKWHLDEMSIKINGKYFILWRAVDEDGYEIDVFLQTRRNKKSAIRFLSRLLQSNPVPRVIVTDKLKSYTKPIKEMCPKTEHRRHKGLNNRVENAHQPTRRKEKCLIKFKSPSGVQQTLSLMGKIRNIFSVDVGRYINSSSKQKEMFFEAKSIWDHAAQSIAAA from the coding sequence ATAGAAGTAAGCCATGAAACGATAAGAGCATGGTGTATTAAATTTGGAAAAAGGTTTTTAGATATAATCAAGAAGAAGCAGAGGAAAGTAAAGGATAAATGGCATTTGGATGAGATGAGCATTAAAATTAACGGTAAATATTTTATTTTGTGGAGAGCTGTAGATGAAGATGGATATGAGATAGATGTCTTCCTACAGACCAGACGTAATAAAAAGTCTGCGATAAGGTTTTTATCAAGATTATTACAATCAAATCCAGTACCCAGAGTAATCGTGACAGATAAATTAAAAAGCTATACCAAACCTATAAAAGAAATGTGCCCTAAAACAGAGCATAGGCGCCATAAAGGATTAAATAATAGGGTTGAAAATGCACACCAACCAACACGCAGGAAAGAGAAATGCCTAATAAAATTCAAATCTCCTTCTGGGGTACAGCAAACTCTTTCTTTGATGGGAAAAATAAGGAACATATTTTCAGTAGATGTGGGCAGGTATATTAACAGTTCTAGCAAGCAAAAAGAAATGTTTTTCGAAGCTAAATCTATTTGGGATCACGCCGCTCAATCCATAGCTGCTGCATAA
- the mnmA gene encoding tRNA 2-thiouridine(34) synthase MnmA — MVSTKRHKGKIVVAMSGGVDSSTVAAMLHEENYEVIGVTLQLYDVGEMALKTKACCAGQDIYDAKNAADIIGIPHYVLNYENLFSQKVIEDFVDSYVAGETPIPCVKCNQKVKFEDLYKMAKDLGAKALATGHYVRKERANGEDMLLKGVDANKDQSYFLFATTKEQLNFLEFPLGGLVKEETRALAIKYGLNVANKAESQDICFVPNGNYSEVIRKLRPQSYQPGNIVSKDGIVLGHHDGIVNFTVGQRKGIGIAHKTPLYVIQIDAKNNQVVVGEKDDLKSARLKIKEVNWLAQDADLQKEFRCSVRLRSNHEEINATVKYLGNGYADVTLDSFYYGITPGQACVMYDGDRVLGGGWIMKNSME; from the coding sequence ATAGTGAGCACGAAGAGACACAAGGGTAAAATAGTTGTTGCCATGTCTGGCGGGGTTGATAGTTCCACCGTTGCTGCAATGCTTCATGAAGAAAATTATGAAGTAATAGGGGTCACCCTGCAACTTTATGATGTTGGAGAAATGGCATTAAAAACTAAGGCGTGTTGCGCAGGACAAGACATATATGATGCGAAGAATGCTGCAGATATAATCGGCATACCGCATTATGTCTTGAATTATGAGAATCTTTTTAGCCAAAAAGTTATAGAAGATTTTGTGGACAGTTATGTTGCTGGAGAAACGCCAATTCCATGTGTTAAATGCAATCAAAAGGTAAAATTTGAAGACCTATACAAAATGGCCAAAGACTTGGGGGCTAAAGCACTTGCAACCGGACATTACGTGAGGAAGGAAAGAGCTAATGGTGAAGATATGCTTTTGAAGGGGGTTGATGCCAATAAAGACCAAAGCTATTTTTTATTTGCTACAACGAAGGAGCAACTTAATTTCTTAGAATTCCCATTGGGTGGTTTAGTGAAAGAAGAAACAAGAGCCCTTGCCATAAAATATGGTTTGAACGTTGCAAATAAAGCCGAAAGCCAGGATATCTGTTTTGTACCGAATGGTAATTATTCAGAGGTTATCAGAAAATTAAGACCACAGTCCTATCAACCAGGGAACATTGTTTCCAAGGATGGGATTGTTTTGGGGCACCATGATGGCATAGTCAACTTCACTGTTGGTCAACGAAAAGGGATAGGGATCGCCCATAAAACACCTCTTTATGTAATACAAATTGATGCCAAGAACAACCAAGTTGTTGTGGGTGAAAAAGATGATCTGAAATCTGCTCGCTTAAAAATCAAAGAAGTGAATTGGTTAGCCCAAGATGCGGACTTACAAAAAGAATTTAGATGCTCAGTGCGACTGCGCTCCAACCACGAAGAAATCAACGCCACCGTAAAATATTTGGGAAATGGTTATGCAGATGTTACACTTGATTCTTTTTACTATGGGATCACCCCGGGGCAAGCATGCGTTATGTATGATGGTGATAGGGTTCTTGGGGGTGGGTGGATAATGAAAAATAGTATGGAGTAA